The nucleotide sequence CTTCAGCACGACCCTCTCGTTGACGACCGACGGCCCCGCGGCCGAGCCTTCCATTGTCCGATCAAAGGCAGCGGCCGGAGACGGAGAGGGATCAGAAGAATCGGAGGGGCGCACGCCGGAGAAGAACTTGGAGAAGGTATCAAAAAGGCCCTTGAGATAGCTCATTCCTGGGAGGAATTGGAggagaaaaagggagagatagAGGGGGGTTAAATAGAGGCAAAGAGGAGGGTTTCTTGAAGGGAGGGTGGATTCTTTATTATAGATCGATCACCTGTGAAGAATTGGAGAGCGAGGAGATGTTATCGAAGAAATCATATTATGTATTCTACCgaattagaagattgagaatgacgaaaagaagtttgggaatttTAGGATTCCAAAAGAATGGAATTGCTTCTGAAACGAAAGAAGATCGTTTTCCAGCGGTTAATCGAGCAAGGAAATAAACAAGGACTCGCAGACGCGAAAGGCGCAGACAACAGGAGGAGTGCTGTTGGCGAAGGGACGGGTGGATTAGCTGGGCGACCTCGCCTACGCTACGCCGCAGCTAAATTTCGTgaccaatgttttttttttttttagctcaaCTAGCCCTTTTTTTGCCGGAGTATATTCAATATGAACAGATAAATTTTACCCATATCCTCTCCATTTATTAGGAAGCTCCACCAACATCGCAGTCTCTTTTATGTATGAATATGTCACATCAGCATCATCCAAGCACCGGTAGATCAGATGACGACTCCACCAAGCAAACCAAGCGGAGGGTATTCAGTCTTCGCATTTAATCGATGCCCACGTATTTCGAACCTGGGCCATTCCGATGGAGTCTTAATCTCGTTCTAACTATgttacaaaaaataatttatttgtttAAAATAGGTCTATTTGCAGCAATAGTTTGTATATCTAACAAATAAGAAGATAATTCAAAATAATGTAAATTTATAATCAATGTCATTGAAGTACAAAACATGTACTATCAAATTAGACTAGGCTATCAAAAATACCACAACagtaaaataaacaaattgactTAAGTTTTCTTATATTTCAAGCAACTAACTATTGCAAAATCCTGCATCATATTTCTTGTCCTACCCATTTATTAGCCCCACAATAGCTTGCTTGCTTTGCTCATGCCGTATCTCATTTTTTGTCGATTCCATCATTGCTTGTTCTTAGGGTTGGTAGTTTGATTAGTTGCCGCTGTTGCACCACTATAGGCTCCTTGTATCATACTCTCTTTGGCTCCTGCTGCCACGCCACCTTTTGTGGCTAATACTCTAGCATTTTCCTCTCATCAACAACTTGTGATCAATTTGACTTCACTTGCTTCTGATCAGTTTCCTGAGATGCATCTGTAATCCTAGTCCTTCTCGGCTCGTGGTAATTTTATCTTTAGTAGCAATTGTTGGAaaaattaaatgcgcacgcagCTTTTTAGGCCGCATGCGCATTTGCCGCTTAATTACGATAGACACATCCGCAAAAAGACCAATAAGCCCTTGTAATCATCCCTATATATACCTCTCAATTTCATACTATTCGGAACAcaaaaaattagagaaaaaataccaaaaaaattctggagaaaagttcttcctcttagccacttctgaTTTTTATATTTGCAATTCtattcagtttattttattctttttatttcgttTTTCGTTGGATCTGTAAATCCAATCGGGCTCGATTtggcttcttccgagacgtactGAAGAAGAAGTTTAGGGTCGTTGTATATCTGAGAAAGATTATCGGGAGACGCATATGTAgaggcaaatacttctttgggacagcgtctacgcgcttcaaCCTGCCTTCAATtaggctagttttttcttactcttgttttaaatttaatattagtagatctgtAGGATTTGCAACCttataatttaaatatattaaataaatagatttattttgtgtcaTAATAGATTTCATTTGTAGTATAACAGATTTATTTTGATGCTAAACGgaataatatacatatatattattcCGTTTAAGACTTTCTATTAATTACAATTATtagatttaatttatttatttaagtgatatattgctaacaatccaaagaagtgtttggtttattttttttttgttagtaatatataattcagtaaatcattctaaaaaggtaataatttgtttaacctccaagaggtttatcatacctccatttggactcctcaaggaATAATTTCCAAATCCCATTCAAACGAAATATTCAGAAATTGgttaatacataataattaattcattgaattgacaaattagatttcaattacaataattgatttgccagcataaaattagtaatcaattattctactaagataataaattttataattcattgaattaatattttagatcaattataataattgatttgctaacacaaaattagtaatcaattattctaataaagtaataaattatataattcattgaattggcattttagatctcaattacaataattgatttgctagcacaaaattagtaatcaattattttaataagataataaattatataatttattaaattgatattttagatctcaattacaataattgattttctagtactaaattaataatcaattattactaattcgacaaattcaaacaaaaaattcagaaattgatTGATACATAATTTGCACTTAGGCTTTTGTAAAAATTGAATTTGTATAAttctagtgattatatccactaactaatagtaTCAAAGAAAAACTTGTCAAAatggcatacgtgcctaagaaagactggtacttaagtgagcttagtgctccaccaccgatctagagctgatctggctattatttttttggatatatcaactAGACATTCAAAATTCAATACAAATTTTAGTGCAATCATTTGACATAGACTTTTTGCCTTTATTCAGGTTTTGTCTTTTTTCTATAACCTTAAACGTATGGCCTCTAACACTAGTGACCaccttagtgctaaacctgaaaaTTTTGATagccataactttaggaggtggcagaaccaaatgcgaTTCTGCctcaccacattagggttgATCTCAGCCATAGATGAGAGCACTTCTGAagttgataatgggtccaactcTACTACTTCACGACCTGCTACTCGCCAAAATCCAAACTCAAACCGGAGTTCATCCTCCTCCCACACTGAACCTTCTGCCTCCACCAGCATACCTTCTAGGACACCTAATGAGATAGACTATTATTGCATCCATAGAATCCTAGGTGCCCTCTCTATAAGGATGTATGACATTtattacacagccaagagtgccaaagaactctgggacaccctagatagcaaatatggtcttcATGATGCTagggtaaagaggttcaaggcttTCGACTTTAATAactttaggatggtggactcaaagccaATAAATGATCAAATCCATGATTTTGAAAtcctgatccaccagcttagggctaatggaaccaatttggataaatcattccaggtagcctatctgatagataaactacctaaTTTCTATCTGATTTTGCTAAGATTCTGAGCTATGCCCAAGGAGATCTCACCCTAAACCAAGTTTTGAactccattaggattgaagagcagcaCAGGCTTAGAAGTAAAACCTCTACTAAGAACAAGAATGATGCTTATAATATAAAAGCCCCACCTAGgaaaaatcagaaccgaccCTTCAAAAATAAGCATTACAAAAAGAAACCCTACCACCATAGAAATCCTAACCACCATAATGGAAAACCAATCCAATCctaggagcagaagaagaagaaagagcaaGATGGTATTCGTTTCTACtatgtgtgtggtcggaccaaccatttggCTCCTAGTGCTTTTATAAAaagactgcacctcttcaatttaagaaaaaaggTCCACACACaaccagtgctcaagtcaacatagCGACTTCCGGTGCTGGCTCCTCTGAGACTGCTTTcagatctcaagtggaggagctgtaATCATAGCAAACAGCTCGGAGGCGCGTGTGGTAGGAGTGGGACGTGTAGACTTAAagcttatttctgaaaaagttctGTCCCTGTACAGCGTCCAATATGTTGCGGTCGTTAGAAGAAACCTAATTAGTGGTTTCTTACTTATTCAGCAAGAATTtcctctaaaaataatgatctaatctcatatgaagtttggaaacatagaaaatctaatcttagctatttgaaaatgtgggggtgcttggcaaaaatgaaaatatctaattttaagagaaagaaaatagggcctaaaacagtggatgccatattcataggatatgcagccaatagtaatgccaatagatttctggtAATTAATTCACAAGAAAGTGATATTAATAACAATACTATTatagaagccagagatgcaatatattttgaagacacctttctacttaggactagagtagatagtggtatagctagtagctctagtagaataaggacaagagaaatagaagtagaagcagaacctaggaggagtaagagatccagagtagagaaaacatttggagatgACTTCATACCTTTTTTATAGAAGACTCTCCAACTACTTTTGAGGGCGCAATGAAATCCTTGGATTCATCCTTTCggagagaagctgtggacaATAAGATGCAGCcaattatccaaaatcatactAGAAAACTAACTGATCTTCCTTCTAGCTGTAAAACTATAGGGTACAAATGGAtgtttaagaagaaacttaggcttGATGGCTCtatagataaatttaaggctagattagttacCAAGAGTTTTATACAGAGATCTGGGGTAGATTTTTTTAATGTCTATGCACATGTAGCTAGGATTACTACTATTAGGATCGTgatagcattagcctccatccataaattagtgattcatcagatagatgtgaaaacagcttttctaaatggagacttaaataaagaaatttatatggactaGCCAGAGGGATTTATAATCTCAGGCTAAGAAAATAAAGTTAgcagactagtcagatctctttatggtcataaacaagcacccaagcaatggCACTTGAAATTTAATGAAACCATACTGATATTTgaatttgaaatcaatagtacAAGCGAATGTGTATACCATAAGAAAGTTGGAAATAAACTTGTGATCTTGTGCCTCTATGTAaatgatatactgatctttgggacagatcttGAGATAGTTGATGAAGTAAAGCAATTCTTAAGTcttaagtttgatatgaaagatttgggacaagctgacttaattttaaataccaaaataattagaagtgcaaatagtattaagttatcccaaagtcattatgttgacaagattctcaataaatttaattataccGATTGTCAGTCTGTCTCTACTCCTTTTGATCCATCTACACATCTTAAGAAGAATTTAGGAATTTCTATCCTTCAAAGCCCATATGCTCAAATTATAAgctcactaggattcctagCAAACTACACCAGGCTAGACATAGCATATGTTGTAAATAGACTCCGCAGATATActgttaatgcaaatagagatCACTGGACAGTATTAGAGAGTCTCCTTAGGTATTTTAAGGGTATtaagtcctatagtttgcactttagtaGGTTTCCTGCTGTTCTAAAAGGTTAAGTGATGCCAATTGGATCAGCAataccttagatgttaaatccaccaTAGGATATGTCTTTCTTCTAGGAGGTGCTGCTGTGTCTTAAAAATCCaccaaataaatcttgatatcTATGAGTACCATGGAGTCTAAACTGATAACTTTACACATTATTAGCACTAAGgctgagtggctcagagatctactaatagatcttcctgtagatgagtcacctttaccatCTGTCTCCTTACATTATGATTataaatctgcaatagataagtgcaaccaaAAAAAGCCAATataaaaatgaacaggcacttaaaagtgcatcataaatcattaagatatatattgaaaaataatattattgctttgaattttgtaaaatcagaaaataatttggctgatcagcttacaaaaAGTTTGTCTATAACAAtagttctagagtcgtcgaggaGGATGGGGCTTAacccataaagatagatcaccacagtgggaacccaaccttaaaaggttcaatgggtagaaacaaaccggagtatgactaagaggagcactgtattatgttttcctcatccctatggtgctagtgctcataaaagcaagcggtaggatgagtttgtttgtataactcttaatgagtccgagacccaaGAAGCAGGAGCTTTCTTGCTAGcttccttattaggactcaTCTATATGTACAGTCGTGAGACTGCGATTATGGAAAATGGATGATTTCCTAAAAAACACATAAGAGATACCTACGCATGGTCATATTAGCGCActtagaacccagatcgggctatatAATGTATGCTGTTAatttaatctgagccatggaccgaggttcaaggttaagaccaccttggcttcacagatgtaatcaattgtcactaagtaaAGGTTCAAAtcgaaaggtacctacacctattacataatataagatatctagcattttgttttgattttaaaattatttaaaaattaatttttgtagAGGATTGTTGGAAAAATTAAATGCGCATACAGCTTTTTGGGATGCATGCACGTTTGCTGCTTAATTACCACGGAAGCATCCGCCAAAAGACCAATAAGCCCCGTAATCACCCCTATATATACCCCTTAATTTCATCCTATTCAAGACAcgaaaaattagagaaaaaataccaaaaaaaaatctgaagaaAAATTCTTCCTCTTAGTTacttctaattttttatttttgcaattctATTCAGTTTATTTCGTTTTTCGCTGGATCTGCAAATCCGATCAGGTTTGATTTGGCTTCTTCCAAGATGTACCGAAGAAGAAGTTTAGGATCGTCGTATCTCTGAGGAGAATTGCTAGGAGACCCGTACATGAGGGCAaacacttctttgggacagcatctacgcgcttcgacctgtcTTCAATTAGGCTATTTTCTCTTACTCTTGTTTTAAATTTACTATTAGTAAATCTGTAGGATTTGCAACTTTAtgatttaaatatattaaatgaatagatttattttgtgctagaatagatttcatTTGTACTATAAcaaatttattttgatgctgaataatatacatacatatatatatatatatattccattTAAGACTTTCTATTAATTGCAATTATtagatttaatttatttatttaagtgatatattgctaacagcaATTGCTCCTTTATAAAGAGtagctctttctctttctctataGACTTTCATTGAGTTACCTATCAAATTGTTGCTCCTTCTGCTTGCATACCTACGGTCTTTCTTTCTACACTTGCCCCAACTCCTAAATTCGCATCAATTTGCTACCGCAAGCAATGATCTCTCAACCTGAAACTCACTATATACCCCTTGATTATGATCATGTCAATTTATCTGGGGTATGCAATGAAATCAGCAAAAGAAGATTAAGAAGAATCTTCAAGCTAGTGCACCTGTAAATGGCATGATCTATAAAAAAACTAGGAAGAGAAATGTACAAGCAAGAACGAGGGCCAATGGAGGACCACCCCCAATTGCCACCAAATAACATCATAATTTTGTCCATTAGCTGAAATAAATGAAGGTGGAGGCAAGCGTTTGGAAAATCATGACTAGGTGTTCCAAGTATTGACTTAAGAGAGCTTTCCGAGTGGAAATAATGTAAGAAGATGTAGAGCTAGAGACTTAAGGATGATTGGATTGATTAATCAACAAGAATGAATTGTCTTCACAAATAAGGAGCTACAGCTTGCTGACAAGACTGATTGCACCAAGCCATTGCACATAACATCCACCAAGGAAACTACAGGGTACAATCGGTGTTAGTCAATAATAGCTAATGACTAAATATTTGTCCATTGAGCATAAATATTAAGCCAGGATGCAGCCCTCTTTTAAGAAGACCTTATCATCACCATACCATTCTAGGTTCTTGACTTTGATCCTTTAGAGCCTTCTCTTAGGCCATTCTTGGATCCACTCTATAAAAGCCATACCCTCTTCCCTACAGCAatgcataaaatttaaaaataatggtAACATTGTAATTATAATAGTAGAGCAAGAAATAACTACATCCGCTGAACTAACCAAAGATCAAGTTCAAATAATAGACATCCAGTACACCTTATCGATATTCAATACCATAACTTTCAATTTGAAGAATCTAAGCTAGGAAATAACCTGTAGTGTCCTCAAATTCTGAATCAACACCGGAACTTGTAAGTCTAAGCTAGTCAAGCTTGCACAACCTATCAGTGTGCGACCTTTAGAGCTATCACAAACTACGCTTAAATGCCTCGTCCTTTCGTTAGCACCACAAGCTGAACCTTAGCACTGCACATACCCATTCACTCCAAAATGATTAACCCAAATCAAATGATTACCACTTTGAGTCAAAAAATGGAACTAAAGATCAGGGCAAGATCTTAAAGTAAGAAATTAGGGGATGAAGTACCTTATCCTCCTGAAGAGAAGAACTTAAAGTTAGGAGTTAGGTTATAGGCCATCCCTCTTTGACCTATAAATGTCGACTATAAAAGAACACTAGAGAAGCCAAGATAAGATCAATGGAAAGGCAACCTAAGGTATTTCAATCCAAGAATGCAAGAAAAAAGATACATATTGAAGATGATGTGTTAAAAAAATGATCACTAGGCTATTTGTCAGCGAAAAAGAAACTGAAACAAAGTATAATccaaaagaagatgaagaagctcTTGTACCACATATTGATTGAACCTCTTTGTTCATAACCTCCTGATGTATCAAACTTGCTGCCAAAGAACGATATGTctcatagcaaaaaaaaaaaaaagaacgatATGTCTTCTAAGGCTAATGTTACTATGATTGAAAGTGATTACTCTATCCTTTTTGAGGATGCTCCTTAAGTTTTAATCATTGCTTCTACTAAACCTCTTTGGTAGGACATCCTCAGCCATTGGTTCCTCTTCTCTCCCTCCTATAAATCTCAACCATTCATTAGCCCTCTACTTGATCAATCCAAATAAAGAAAAGATGAGCCAATTCCAATCTTCTATCTAGCATCTCTCTCCATCAGTGGTTTAAATCCTCTCTCCTAATCCTATCCTTTTCCTCTATATGTTTATGTTATCTATATGAAGCAACATACATTATAAAACATGACCTCTTCTAATGCTAGCCATACATGTCCATGATCCTCCCTTCTCCCAGTAAGATCTTGCCACTTCAAATCAATCATGGTCACTACATCTAAAGAGCTCTTACCCTCACCTTTAaagcctcttctccttctcaaaATCCTAACCATTGAATTCTAAAGAAACACAAGAGGCATGAGTTTTCTAGATCATAGCCCTTGAACCAAGCTACCGCAACAATCCTTTTTGCAATCCCAAGCCAATAAATATTACCCATTTAGCAACCCATGACAACCCTTACATATAGAGCTATCCTATCCCTTAATCAATCTCAACTCTTAAACCACTCATCTTTCTTTATGATAGAACCTTATTGTCTCCAAAATTCAAGGTAGAAATTagggagaaaaaagaaagtaTTAGGGAGACTCTACCAAAATTTTCTCCTGCAAACTCTAGTATTAATCTTTACTCCATGCTTTCTTCTACCTTCATCTAGCCTTAAAAATCTCTAATCTATATACTTCCGTAGTCTCTTGCAACCAAGAAAAAGGAACATGAGCAAGAGCTTTAGGCAGTACatcccctctcttctttctctctcccttttttcttttactcTTTTCTTTATCGCTTTATTCATGAAACCCTAGTCCTAGTCCATTAGAGATAGGAAATCCTTTTCACCTCTACAATCTTCTAAAAGAGAGAGTGGTAGGGTGTGCCTTCAAGCCTTTCCTCACCATGAACCTCAATTTGAATCTATAACTTACCTCCCATAAAATTTATAGCTTACTTAGAAGGCTAGGTGGCAACTCCCATAACCATGGGATAGTCTACACCCTATGGATATATCTCATGGTGTGATGATTTGACTCTTAATCCTCTATAGTGCATATTTTGCACTATAGAGAGTTATGTATGCTTGGATAATCACCACATCACTCATCTTGGAAATAGAGGGCTCTTGCACAATCTCTCAACCCCTTATTAATCCCATGTTTGAAACCCCAATCCGACATTCTCCATTAGACTCTCGAATGCATGGTTGAGAGATTGTGTAAGAGCCCTCTATTTTCGAAAGAGCAATATAATGATTATCTGAGCATGTATAGTTCTCTGCTGGTGCAAAAAATGGACCACTGAGTATTTAGACTCGTGATGAATGACATCTTCTCCATGTCTTCTTCCGCCATTTTGATCAAGGTGTATTTTAAGATTCTATCCACAAATAATAGCACTttaatatattaaattattaatttttaatcatatcttAACTTATGGTAcaatattgatttttaaaaaaatataacataGGTTTATTTATTCAAATGTACTTTTTAGAATTTGTTTTAATATAGTTAGTACCTTTGttattcttcaatatttttacttaataataattttatatatcaatatttcatattttattatatttattcttatatatttttattttttatttttaatatgaatgccatctctctgtttttttattATCATAGGGGTATTTTACTAGGCAGCAATATTATTTAgcacaactttttttttttttactaaaacggatgatttatatgattctagtatgaatatatccaaaaaattgaaaatagtaAATTCAGAACTTTTTCTTTCTGATTCATAAGGTATCTTGATTGATATATACAAGAATACCCAATCTGTAGCTTTGTTGGCCTATCTGCTACTAACTTGCGATGCGTTTTCATTTCAGCTTTTATGCCAAACGGGGCCAACTTCTAATGCTAAAGTCGTATTAGGAGCGTCGCACATGGTTTCCACCTGTCATGGAAGAGCTCGCGTGCGCGAAGGATGAGATGCGCGACCGCCCTCGCCCGCCTCATCCACCGATGCCAGAGCCTGCGCGAGCTTCGCCAAATCCACGCCCTCATCACCACCTCCCCCTACCTCGACCCCCGCACCGccgcctccctcctctcccgcctcctcttcttctgcGCCACCTCCCCCGCCGGCTCCCTCCCCTACGCCTCCGCCCTCTTCCGCCGCCTCCCCTCCCCGACCCTCTCCGCCTACAACGCCATGATCCGAGCGCACGCCATGCCCACCTCCTCTCTCAGCCCTCTCTCCTTTTACGTCCAAATGCTCGCCGCCGGCGTCCGTCCCGACCACCTCACCTTCCCCTTTCTGTTCAAGCACTGCTCCCTCCGCCTCGACTCTGCCGCCGGCCGGAGGCTCCACGCCCATGTCTCGAAGCTGGGCTTCCATTTGGACATCTTCGTCGAAAATGCCATGGTCTATATGTATTCGAGCTGTGGGCTCGTCGATTCCGCGCGGAGGGTGTTCGACGAAATGGCCCACAGAGATATAGTCTCTTGGAACTCGATCTTGATAGGGTATTTGAGGTGCGGGGAGCTCGACTTGGCTCTGCGTCTGTTTCTGGACATGAAGGAGAGGAATACAAGAACTTGGAACTCGATCATAACTGGCTTTGCACAGGGTGGCCGGTCAAGGGAGGCATTGGCTTTGTTCCATGAGATGGTTTTCTCGGCCAATGAATATGCTAAGCCTGACAAGGTGACGGTTGCCAGTGTAGTCTCAGCATGTGCTTCGCTGGGAGCTCTGGACCAAGGGAAATGGGTGCATGGTTACTTGAAGAGGTA is from Phoenix dactylifera cultivar Barhee BC4 chromosome 18, palm_55x_up_171113_PBpolish2nd_filt_p, whole genome shotgun sequence and encodes:
- the LOC120104436 gene encoding pentatricopeptide repeat-containing protein At5g66520-like, with translation MRCATALARLIHRCQSLRELRQIHALITTSPYLDPRTAASLLSRLLFFCATSPAGSLPYASALFRRLPSPTLSAYNAMIRAHAMPTSSLSPLSFYVQMLAAGVRPDHLTFPFLFKHCSLRLDSAAGRRLHAHVSKLGFHLDIFVENAMVYMYSSCGLVDSARRVFDEMAHRDIVSWNSILIGYLRCGELDLALRLFLDMKERNTRTWNSIITGFAQGGRSREALALFHEMVFSANEYAKPDKVTVASVVSACASLGALDQGKWVHGYLKRYGLEFDVVIGTALIDMYGKCGCVERAVEVFQEIPKKDVLAWTAMISAFAIHGLGEEAFGLLEEMERHGTKPNYVTFGALLNACAHAGLVEKGRWCFNVMKQVYFIEPQLQHYACMVDLLGRAGLFEEADRLIRSMPMEPDSYVWGHCLVHVGCMEMWRSEKGWLVI